In the genome of Streptomyces sp. Tu 3180, the window GAGCAGGAGTTCGGCGGCGGAGTGGTAGTTGATGCCGTAGGTGAAGCCGATCCGCTTCTGGAAGGCGTCGATGGCCTTGGTCTCGGGCTCGGAGCCGGGGCTCGCGCCGCGGTAGGTCTGGCTGGTGGGGTTGGGGGACGAGCCCTCGTCGTCGTAGCCCCACTTGTAGGGGAAGTTGCGGTTGAGGTCGACGCCGTCGCCGGTGCCGATGACGCCGTCGCCGTTGACGTCGCGCAGGTTCTTGCGCCACAGGCGGTTGGCGTCGCTCGCGAAGGTGTGGTCGTAGCCGTCGGGGTTGGCCGACAGGACGAACCACAGCTCGGTGGAGTCGACGATCCTCTTGATCCGCCGGTCCGTCCCGTACTTGTCCAGGTAGTGGTGCATCAGCCGCCGGGTCATCTCCGGGGTGATCCACTCGCGCGCGTGCTGGTTGGACAGGTAGAGGACGGCCGGCCGGGAGCCGTCCTCGCTCTTGCGCGCCTTCTTGGTGATCTTCAGGGCGAGGATGTCCTGGCCCCTGACCGTCTTGCCGATGGAGACGACCTTGGTGAGGTCCGGGTGCTCCCGGGCGGTGCGCAGGATCTCCTCCCTCAGGCCGCCCTCTCCGCTGTAGGGGCGGAAGACGCCCTCGGCCGCGTCCGCGACCCGGTCCTCCGCCCGGGCGGAGAGCGTGTGCTCGGTGAGGTCGACGCCCTGCTCCTCCAGCCGGTCGGCCTGCCGGTCGGTGAGGTAGACCTCGACGGTGCCGGTGCCCTTCTCGGGCACCTGCTCGCCGAGTTCGTGGGCGTCCTGCCCGGCCGCCAGCAGCAGGGGTACCTGCCGGCCGGTGACCTCGGCGCGGAAGACCTTGACCTCCTCCGCGCCGGGAGCCCCGGTGCTCTCCGGTTGTGCCCGGGCGACGGGTGCGACGCTCGCCGAGCCGATCAGGAGCGCGCCGACAGCGAGGATCGATCTCGCTCTATGTCTCATGAACCCCACGACCTCCCCTAGAGGTGGTCCGCCACAGCAGCGAACAGATGCCAGGCTCATGACACATCATGATCGAGTCAAGGGTGCCTCGGCGACACGCGAAGGCCGGTGCCGGTCACCCGAGTGGGCGCCCGCACCGGCCTTTTGACGGAACGTCAGCCCGCGAGGTTGTCGGCGAGCTCCTCGCTGAGATTGGCCTCCGTACCCGGGATGCCGAGGTCGGCGGCGCGCTTGTCGGCCATGGCGAGCAGCCGGCGGATGCGGCCGGCCACGGCGTCCTTGGTCAGCGGCGGGTCGGCCAGCGCGCCCAGCTCCTCCAGGGACGCCTGCTTGTGCTCCATGCGCAGCCGGCCGGCGGCGGCGAGGTGCTCGGGGACGTCCTCGCCGAGGATCTCCAGGGCGCGCTGCACCCGGGCACCGGCGGCGACGGCCGCGCGGGCGGAGCGGCGCAGGTTGGCGTCGTCGAAGTTGGCCAGCCGGTTCGCCGTGGCCCGCACCTCGCGGCGCATCCGGCGCTCCTCCCAGGCCAGCACCGACTCGTGGGCGCCGAGCCGGGTGAGCAGGGCGCCGATCGCGTCGCCGTCGCGCACGACGACCCGGTCCACGCCGCGCACCTCGCGCGCCTTGGCGCCGATCGACAGGCGGCGGGCGGCGCCGACCAGGGCGAGCGCGGCCTCGGGGCCGGGGCAGGTCACCTCCAGGGAGGAGGAGCGGCCCGGCTCGGTGAGCGAGCCGTGCGCCAGGAACGCCCCGCGCCAGGCCGCCTCGGCGTCGCAGGTGGCTCCCGAGACCACCTGCGGGGGCAGGCCGCGGATCGGGCGGCCGCGCCCGTCCACCAGACCGGTCTGGCGGGCCAGCTGGTCGCCGCCCGCGACCACGCGCACGACGTAGCGCGAGCCGCGGCGCAGCCCGCCCGGAGCCATCACGATCAGTTCGGAGCTGTGGCCGAAGATCTCCAGGATGTCCCGCTTGAGCCGGCGGGCCGCCATCGCGGTGTCCAGCTCGGCCTCGATCACGATGCGCCCGCTCACCAGGTGGAGGCCGCCGGCGAACCGCAGGACGGCGGATACCTCCGCCTTTCTGCAGCAGGTCCGGGTGACGGGGAGCCGGGAGATCTCGTCCTTCACCGCTGCCGTCATCGCCATGGGCCGATCCTTCCATGCATCCGAAAAATACGGTCGTACGCGGCGGCCAGCAGCTCCGGGTCGTGCCGGGGGCTTCCGTCGGGCCGGGCCACCGGCGCCAGCTCGACCGCGGCCCCGAACCGCTCGGCGGCGTCGGTCAGGGAGTCCCGGTCGGGCACGGCGGCCTCGTCGGCCAGCACCACGTCCAGGGCGAGTTTAGGGGCGTGTCGTCCCAAAACCTCCAAATGACGCTGCGGGGAGAAGCCCTCGGTTTCTCCCGGCTGCGGGGCGAGGTTCAGGGAGAGTACCCGGCGCGCCTTCGTCTGGACGAGGGCGTCCAGCAGTTCCGGCACGAGCAGGTGCGGGATGACCGAGGAGAACCAGGACCCGGGGCCGAGCACCACCCAGTCCGCGTCGAGGACCGCCTCGACCGCCTCGGGGACGGCGGGCGGGTCGTTGGGCACCAGGTGCACGGACTGGACCTCGCCGGGGGTGAGGGCGACGGTCGCCTGCCCGCGGACGGTCCCCACGTCCTCCGGGCGCCGCGGGTCGTGGCCCTTGACCAGGGCCTGGAGCTCCAGCGGCACCGCGGACATGGGCAGCACGCGCCCGTGCGCGCCCAGCAGCCGGCCCACCAGGTCCAGGGCCTGGACGTGGTCGCCGAGCTGCTCCCACAGGGCGACGATCAGCAGGTTGCCGACCGCGTGCTCGTGCAGGTCGCCCCTGGACTGGAAGCGGTGCTGGATGACCCGGGCCCAGGTCTGGCCCCAGTCGTCGTCGCCGCACAGCGCGGCCAGCGCCTTGCGCAGGTCGCCGGGCGGCAGCACGCCCAGTTCGTCGCGCAGGCGCCCGCTGGAGCCGCCGTCGTCGGCCACGGTGACGACGGCGGTGAGGTCGCCGGTGATCCGGCGCAGCGCGGCGAGCGAGGCGGACAGCCCCATGCCGCCGCCGAGCGCGACGACCTTGGGCTGGGCGCCCCGGCGGCGCGGTCTCGCGCCGCGGGTCTCGGCCGGCCGGCCGGCGCGCCCCTCGGGGACCGCTCGGCGCAGCCGGCTCAGCCGCGGAGTACGTGGTGTCATTCCCGTCCCATGTCCCGGTGGACGACCACCGTCTCCACGCCCTCGGCGGCGAGCCGGGCGGCGAGCTTCTCCGACATGGCGACCGAACGGTGCTTGCCGCCCGTGCAGCCGACGGCGATGGTCACGTAGCGCTTGCCCTCACGACGGTAGCCCGCGGCAACCAGCCG includes:
- the yvcK gene encoding uridine diphosphate-N-acetylglucosamine-binding protein YvcK; its protein translation is MTPRTPRLSRLRRAVPEGRAGRPAETRGARPRRRGAQPKVVALGGGMGLSASLAALRRITGDLTAVVTVADDGGSSGRLRDELGVLPPGDLRKALAALCGDDDWGQTWARVIQHRFQSRGDLHEHAVGNLLIVALWEQLGDHVQALDLVGRLLGAHGRVLPMSAVPLELQALVKGHDPRRPEDVGTVRGQATVALTPGEVQSVHLVPNDPPAVPEAVEAVLDADWVVLGPGSWFSSVIPHLLVPELLDALVQTKARRVLSLNLAPQPGETEGFSPQRHLEVLGRHAPKLALDVVLADEAAVPDRDSLTDAAERFGAAVELAPVARPDGSPRHDPELLAAAYDRIFRMHGRIGPWR
- the whiA gene encoding DNA-binding protein WhiA, producing the protein MAMTAAVKDEISRLPVTRTCCRKAEVSAVLRFAGGLHLVSGRIVIEAELDTAMAARRLKRDILEIFGHSSELIVMAPGGLRRGSRYVVRVVAGGDQLARQTGLVDGRGRPIRGLPPQVVSGATCDAEAAWRGAFLAHGSLTEPGRSSSLEVTCPGPEAALALVGAARRLSIGAKAREVRGVDRVVVRDGDAIGALLTRLGAHESVLAWEERRMRREVRATANRLANFDDANLRRSARAAVAAGARVQRALEILGEDVPEHLAAAGRLRMEHKQASLEELGALADPPLTKDAVAGRIRRLLAMADKRAADLGIPGTEANLSEELADNLAG